The following proteins are encoded in a genomic region of Arcobacter suis CECT 7833:
- a CDS encoding sensor histidine kinase codes for MNSKKRDFLISISIIFTFSLIIILYLNYFFISLFGLNQENFVYIIMPLVIVGLGIFLSFSMSVLKPLFKSDEKLEQSIKETIHELNIPVSTIKMNTQLLQKTITDEKSIKRLERINQASNNLLKLYENMEYNLKKEIDKIDKQEFYLDEIIFKSCDKFDDIKKDTKIVVNIPNVLVLSDINGFEKTMDNLISNAIKYNVKDNPFVEISYKNSILSIFNTGEQIDTKNLFIVFDKYFQEDSTKDGFGLGLAMVKEFCDKNKIAINIDTLEKGNRFNLNLKNIIK; via the coding sequence TTGAATTCTAAAAAAAGAGATTTTTTAATTTCAATTTCAATAATTTTTACTTTTTCTTTGATAATTATTTTATATTTAAATTACTTTTTTATCTCTTTATTTGGTTTAAATCAGGAAAATTTTGTATATATTATTATGCCTTTGGTGATCGTTGGATTAGGTATTTTTTTGAGTTTTTCAATGTCAGTTTTAAAGCCTTTATTTAAAAGTGATGAAAAATTGGAACAAAGTATAAAAGAGACAATCCACGAGTTGAATATTCCAGTTTCAACTATCAAAATGAATACTCAACTTTTACAAAAAACAATAACAGATGAAAAAAGTATAAAACGATTAGAAAGAATAAATCAAGCGAGTAATAATCTTTTAAAACTATATGAAAATATGGAATATAATCTTAAAAAAGAGATAGATAAAATAGACAAACAAGAGTTTTATTTGGATGAAATAATCTTTAAATCTTGTGATAAATTTGATGATATAAAAAAAGATACAAAAATTGTGGTAAATATTCCAAATGTTCTTGTTTTATCTGATATAAATGGCTTTGAAAAAACAATGGATAATCTAATATCAAATGCAATAAAATACAATGTAAAAGATAATCCCTTTGTAGAAATAAGTTATAAAAACTCTATTTTAAGCATTTTTAACACAGGCGAACAAATAGATACAAAAAATCTTTTTATAGTTTTTGATAAATATTTTCAAGAAGACTCAACAAAAGATGGTTTTGGTTTAGGACTAGCCATGGTAAAAGAGTTTTGTGATAAAAACAAAATTGCTATAAATATTGATACTTTAGAAAAAGGAAATAGATTTAATTTAAATCTTAAAAATATAATCAAATGA